The Fibrobacter sp. UWR2 DNA segment AGATTGGCGGCAAAAAATGGTTCGTGCAGAACCTGAATTTCGTGATGAAGGGTGCTTCGAACTGCTACGACCGCGAAGATGAAAACTGTGAGATCTATGGCCGCCTGTACACGCAGGGTGCCGCCATTGAGGCATGCCCCGAGGGCACGCACCTCTCGACAGATGAAGACTGGAAGGCTCTCGAGACTCTCGCTGGCGGCGCAAGTGTGGCTGCTGAAAAGCTCCGCAGCAACGGTGGCGATGACTATGCCTTTACTGCCCTGTTCGGTGGTTACGCCAACAAGAGCATGAACTCCGTGATTCAGGGCGAGGGCGCCTATTTCTGGACAGAGAAGCGCCTGAGCGATGGCCGTGGCCTTGCCCGCTCTATGTTCAACACGGAGAATGCCGTGACGTCGATGCCGGTCGAGAAGGAATTCTGGCTCTCCGTGCGTTGCGTGGTGAACGACAAGTAAGATGTCCGAAGGTTTGGAGTTTACACCGACATGTGACCGCGAGACATGGATCTTGCGGCAATCCCTGATGAACAAGGTGCGCCAGTTCTTTGAACGGCACGGCGTGCTCGAGGTGGAAACTCCTGTGCTTTCGAATGCTGGCGGTACAGACCCGCAGCTCGATTATTTCGAGGTGGACGGTACTCCGAGGCATTATTTGATGACGAGCCCCGAGTTCCACATGAAGCGCCTGCTTTCGGCGGGGTTCGGCGACATTTTCCAGATAACCAAGTCCTTCCGCAAGGATGAATTCGGTAGCCACCACAACAACGAGTTCAGCATGGTGGAGTGGTACCGCGTGGGCATGCCGCAGGAACAACTCATGGACGAAGTAGAACAGCTCGTGAGTGAAATTACCGGCAAGCCGCTGCATGCGCGCCGCACCCGCTGGATAGATGCGTTCAAGAACTACGCCGGCATTAACCCCTTCTGCAAGGATTTGGACAACTTTGTCGAAACTTGCGAATACCACGACGTGCCTGTGCCCGAGGCTATGGAACGCATGAGCCGCGAGGACTGGTGGGACTACCTGATGGTATTTGTCATCGAGCCCGCGCTTGCATCGAATGGTCCGGAGTTCATTATGGATTACCCGCCTTCGCAGGCAGCGCTCGCGCAGACGTATACCGACAAGGACGGTTACCTCTGGGCACGCCGTTTTGAGCTCTTTGTAGACAAAGTAGAATTGTGCAACGGGTACACCGAACTCACCGATGCCGACGAACAGCGCCGCAGGTTCGAAGCAGACCTGGAAATCCGCCGCCATATGGGGAAACCGCTCCCGCCGGTCGACGAATACTTCCTTGCAGCGCTTGAATCAGGGATGCCTGCTTGTTCTGGCGTGGCGCTTGGTCTTGACCGCCTGTTCATGCTTGCCTTGAACAAGCCCGAAATCAAGGACGTCGTGCTGTTCCCGAGCCCGATAGCCTAATTACCTTACCAGCGCCTTGATAGCCCGCGACATCTTTTTTTCGTCGATGATTCCCGCCTCGACGTAGTCGATTTTTCCGTCTTCGTCGATGAGGTAGCTTACGGGGATTACGCGCGGGTTGCCTAGCATGTTCATCAGGTTGTAGTTCCAGTGCACCATGGTCCAGGTCATGTTGTACTTCTTTTTGAAGCGCGAAGCAATCTTCACGTTGTCGTCTTCGCTCACCATTAGGATCTTGAATCCGTTGCCTGCGAATTCGCGTTGCAACTTTTCGAGCGAGGGCAGTTCTGCAATGCATGCGGGGCACCAGCTTGCGCTCAGCACGATGAGTGTCGCCTTGCCCTTGAGTGCATCGAAGTTCGTCTTCCCGCCTTCGACATCGATTGCCTCGAAGTTCCCGATGGTTTCGGGCAGGGTCTGGAACGGCTGCGCCTTCTCGCGGTACACCAGGTACGCGAGGAACAAAAAGGCAATCAAAACGGCGATGCCAATGCTTTTGGACGATATAAAGCGCATATCCGATAAGAATTTATGTTTTTTTCGGGCGGTTTTAAGTTATATTCTTGAATATGGCATACAATATTCAAGACCTTCTTTCTGAAATGGTGAAACGCGGTGCGTCCGACCTGCACATTACTGCAGGTGCGCCCCCTCTGGTGCGACTTTCCGGTAAATTGACCCCCATCGGCGACGACAAGTTGAAACCGGACGAAACCATGCGCATGACGTACAGCCTTATGAACGAACTGCAGAAGAAATCGTTCGAACAGAATAAGGAGTGCGACTTTTCTTTCGGTATTGCAAACCTCGCGCGCTTCCGTGCGAATGCCTACCTGCAGCGTGGTTGCGTGGCGCTTGCGCTCCGTATTATCCCGCTC contains these protein-coding regions:
- the epmA gene encoding EF-P lysine aminoacylase EpmA, translating into MSEGLEFTPTCDRETWILRQSLMNKVRQFFERHGVLEVETPVLSNAGGTDPQLDYFEVDGTPRHYLMTSPEFHMKRLLSAGFGDIFQITKSFRKDEFGSHHNNEFSMVEWYRVGMPQEQLMDEVEQLVSEITGKPLHARRTRWIDAFKNYAGINPFCKDLDNFVETCEYHDVPVPEAMERMSREDWWDYLMVFVIEPALASNGPEFIMDYPPSQAALAQTYTDKDGYLWARRFELFVDKVELCNGYTELTDADEQRRRFEADLEIRRHMGKPLPPVDEYFLAALESGMPACSGVALGLDRLFMLALNKPEIKDVVLFPSPIA
- a CDS encoding TlpA disulfide reductase family protein; translation: MRFISSKSIGIAVLIAFLFLAYLVYREKAQPFQTLPETIGNFEAIDVEGGKTNFDALKGKATLIVLSASWCPACIAELPSLEKLQREFAGNGFKILMVSEDDNVKIASRFKKKYNMTWTMVHWNYNLMNMLGNPRVIPVSYLIDEDGKIDYVEAGIIDEKKMSRAIKALVR